From Butyricimonas paravirosa, one genomic window encodes:
- a CDS encoding recombinase family protein, giving the protein MMRVKKTDTSKDRVAVIWCRVSTKEQFKNNCSIDVQKKECREYATQHNIQVIGEYEGKGESAKTTNGRQFQEMLKVVTSNKKVNTILVRTYDRFSRTGGEGIVVKEMLRKRGVDLIAVAQPVEKNTQGEFLEDLYLILSKFDNSQRRDKCLAGIKGCMERGDWCCRVPMGFSRKKVDKRHIITVNETGKILREAFLWKANENITSDEIMRRLNRRGVFIKKSQLSEMFRNKFYCGMIRHWSLGEDWIRGNQEILIEPEIFDKVNRKMNEGHLAGYEKQESNNFPLKGHVFCPDCHRPFTAYTVKKKNRDYYKCNTKGCCHNRAADVMHQKYINLLSDYRIPKCLFPILQRVFTKVFWENNQREKEEIKSLNIRLTDCEVKAKAVRLRYGLGEIDKEIYDDTMNVLEEQKDEIEQNLELYKNKLSNLDRYTTKVLKMSCKLGDLWQKGNARVCQKLQNLVFPQGIEWDDKNDDYRTFSENEVFRLFRKISTTYKYESKKNTPLSSEVSALVENNGNSFLW; this is encoded by the coding sequence ATGATGAGGGTAAAGAAAACAGATACTTCCAAAGACAGAGTTGCGGTTATTTGGTGTCGAGTATCAACGAAAGAGCAATTTAAAAATAATTGTAGTATAGATGTACAAAAGAAAGAATGTAGAGAATACGCAACGCAGCACAATATTCAAGTAATTGGAGAATATGAGGGGAAAGGTGAAAGTGCCAAAACAACCAATGGACGGCAATTTCAAGAAATGTTGAAAGTTGTAACATCAAATAAGAAAGTCAATACAATCTTAGTTCGTACTTATGACCGCTTCTCTCGTACGGGAGGAGAGGGAATTGTGGTTAAAGAAATGTTGCGGAAACGAGGAGTAGATTTGATAGCAGTTGCTCAACCTGTTGAAAAGAATACTCAGGGAGAGTTTTTAGAAGACTTGTATTTAATATTAAGTAAGTTTGATAATTCTCAACGGCGAGACAAATGTTTAGCGGGAATTAAGGGATGTATGGAACGGGGGGATTGGTGTTGTCGAGTTCCGATGGGGTTTTCTCGGAAAAAGGTAGATAAAAGACATATAATCACGGTTAATGAAACGGGTAAAATATTACGAGAGGCATTTTTGTGGAAAGCGAATGAAAATATAACTAGTGATGAGATTATGAGACGATTAAATCGGAGGGGTGTTTTTATAAAGAAGTCGCAATTAAGTGAGATGTTCCGGAATAAGTTTTACTGTGGGATGATTCGACATTGGTCGTTAGGCGAGGATTGGATAAGGGGAAATCAAGAAATTCTTATAGAACCGGAAATCTTTGATAAGGTCAATCGAAAGATGAACGAGGGGCATTTAGCTGGGTATGAGAAACAGGAAAGCAATAACTTCCCATTAAAAGGTCACGTTTTCTGTCCAGATTGTCATAGACCGTTTACGGCTTATACAGTGAAGAAAAAAAATCGGGATTATTACAAGTGTAACACGAAAGGTTGTTGTCATAATCGGGCTGCCGATGTGATGCACCAGAAGTATATAAACTTATTGTCTGATTATCGAATCCCTAAATGTCTGTTCCCGATACTTCAACGAGTTTTTACGAAAGTTTTTTGGGAAAACAATCAACGGGAGAAGGAAGAAATTAAATCTTTGAATATCCGTTTGACCGATTGTGAGGTTAAGGCAAAGGCAGTTCGTTTGCGTTATGGCTTGGGTGAAATTGATAAGGAAATTTATGACGATACGATGAATGTCTTGGAAGAACAAAAAGATGAGATAGAACAAAATTTAGAGCTATACAAAAATAAATTATCGAACCTTGACCGCTATACAACAAAGGTACTTAAAATGTCTTGTAAATTAGGGGATTTGTGGCAAAAAGGAAATGCAAGAGTTTGCCAAAAGCTCCAAAATTTGGTCTTTCCACAGGGTATTGAATGGGATGATAAAAATGATGATTATCGAACTTTTTCGGAGAATGAAGTATTCCGGTTATTTCGTAAAATATCAACGACTTACAAGTATGAAAGTAAAAAAAATACTCCACTTTCCAGTGAAGTATCCGCTTTAGTGGAGAATAACGGAAACTCGTTTTTATGGTAA
- a CDS encoding response regulator transcription factor, protein MRTNVDNFREGSNIPAGIFRGTEVFACDNVIYAIHEGQRMRFEELPGKEKRQFLDEYLMDKEGQRFIRDAFGIVGFESGFKKWLFCKFGSLDGDPDMVDGKITPDVYNSACGRTDCPGRGKFCGVGAGLKGYEVDTLREVMAGRTMNEVADRLCVSVATVKSRVEKMKERHAVTNVVALAVMATELGI, encoded by the coding sequence ATGAGAACAAATGTAGACAATTTTAGAGAAGGTTCCAATATTCCGGCGGGGATATTTCGGGGGACAGAGGTTTTTGCTTGTGATAACGTGATCTACGCAATTCATGAGGGACAACGGATGCGGTTTGAAGAATTGCCTGGTAAGGAAAAGAGACAGTTCCTTGACGAGTATTTAATGGATAAGGAAGGACAACGTTTTATCCGGGATGCGTTTGGGATTGTGGGGTTTGAAAGTGGATTTAAAAAGTGGTTATTCTGTAAGTTCGGGAGCCTTGATGGTGATCCGGATATGGTGGATGGGAAGATAACCCCGGACGTGTATAATTCAGCGTGTGGGCGGACGGATTGCCCCGGACGGGGAAAGTTTTGTGGCGTGGGAGCGGGATTAAAGGGGTATGAGGTAGACACGTTGCGGGAAGTGATGGCGGGGAGGACAATGAATGAGGTTGCGGATCGTTTGTGTGTGTCTGTTGCAACGGTGAAAAGTCGGGTTGAAAAGATGAAAGAACGACACGCCGTGACGAATGTTGTTGCGCTGGCCGTGATGGCAACGGAATTAGGAATTTGA
- a CDS encoding S49 family peptidase produces MYPYLISQILKGVWFLRPEDAIAGHVIVNNILTGVYRDEKFAKTLSEITPIQQLSHEGESSYDKSPKGSTAIISVKGTMIKYGTFCSYGADEIAMQIEEAALHENISSIVLDIDSGGGACNAVSPLCKAIVTAKAKGKPVVASCDVAASAAYWIACNCDRIVADNDVSSAFGSIGVMCSFSDLKPFYEKMGVKFHEIYADQSENKNEAFRLALEGDYTKIRQESLNPMALRFQEEVKEKRKCLKLDTPGILSGKMFYAREAVAVGLIDEIGTLGRAVEVAKELEEMNLINKYINS; encoded by the coding sequence ATGTATCCATATTTAATATCACAGATTTTAAAGGGGGTATGGTTCCTGCGTCCGGAAGATGCCATCGCCGGACACGTGATTGTCAATAATATATTGACGGGAGTTTATCGTGATGAAAAATTTGCCAAAACTCTTTCCGAGATAACGCCGATACAACAATTATCCCACGAAGGTGAAAGCTCGTATGATAAATCCCCGAAAGGGAGTACGGCGATTATTTCGGTAAAGGGTACGATGATAAAATACGGAACCTTTTGTTCATACGGTGCGGATGAGATTGCCATGCAGATCGAGGAGGCAGCTCTACACGAGAATATTTCTTCTATCGTTTTGGATATAGATTCGGGTGGAGGGGCGTGTAACGCTGTTTCCCCGTTATGCAAGGCAATTGTTACCGCGAAGGCAAAGGGGAAACCTGTTGTTGCCTCCTGTGATGTTGCGGCTAGTGCGGCTTACTGGATCGCTTGTAATTGTGACCGGATCGTGGCGGATAATGACGTGAGTTCGGCGTTCGGATCAATTGGCGTGATGTGTAGTTTTTCAGACTTGAAACCATTCTACGAGAAGATGGGTGTGAAATTTCACGAGATTTACGCTGACCAGAGCGAGAATAAAAACGAAGCGTTTCGCCTTGCGTTGGAGGGAGACTACACGAAAATTCGTCAGGAGAGCTTGAACCCGATGGCTCTCCGGTTCCAGGAGGAAGTGAAAGAGAAACGGAAATGTTTAAAACTGGATACTCCGGGGATTCTTTCGGGAAAAATGTTTTATGCCCGTGAAGCTGTTGCCGTGGGGTTGATTGACGAGATCGGGACTCTGGGACGTGCCGTCGAGGTGGCGAAGGAATTGGAAGAGATGAATCTTATTAATAAATACATTAATTCGTGA
- a CDS encoding toprim domain-containing protein has translation MYVEEQAILDATNGGLDIILYYYPQARKALETREKRFKIRDERTPSASLKQVEDGNWLVTDFGDDQVPRNAIRVCMKEEGKTFREAIVILAGRYGIGGIKSEVNKPELEIRDALPDESEGSYEFDVKTEISKEELAVLGPKVTSEVCKKYNVYSLNSFTYVKNRKATITKTTSTYPIFLFDHGEWKKLYQPLNPEKQYRFRYIGNKPKDFINGLAQLRKAYEDSRTAQLKRQEEDDKPKDIEKIEEAIICSGDRDSLNVAGFGYYPLWLNSETAALSEGQYKEIMACVKTLYILPDIDSTGIRASLRLGMKFLDIRFIWLPDSLATFKDNRGKPRKDLRDYVELYPSISDFKKLVNVAMPLQFWDMVTREEGIKYYLNDEHALFFLHANGFGKIEYKNTKGETIFVRVRDNMVKEVQAEEIKDFTLNFLKDRYLPIPLRNVVRKPNQLSEATLKGLPKLNIDFTDFDQFSQYLFFRNKTILVTGSEIRELRPGDSNRFAWEEKVIQRNFKILPDQFKITRNEDTGLYDIEIFNYDSKFFCYLINASRVHWQTELEGRLDCKDEEFKRKYIADHRFSIDGELLNEEEIQEQKEHLINKMFSIGYLLHQYKNKARPWAVYAIDNKISADGESHGRSGKSFCYSSLNLFKKSVTLPGRNPEITKNPHIYDRVTEYTDIVLVDDADQYLPFEFFYDTITGVMTVNPKNNKSYEIPFTKSPKFCFTSNFPLRNSDDSTEARVLYTVFSDYYHEKTERNNYRQTRKIADDFGKNLFDDYNDDEWNADLNFFAQCLRFYLSIPSPRKINPPMKNVTMRKMLSEMGAAFKDWAEVYFDVTGNNVNTQIVREEALDDFTKATKTQKWTTNKFTKALKAFCVYNNYVFNPKALQNSQGRIVRKDKDNVAKDMIYIQTKPIDPVELADKGSITEEEKPF, from the coding sequence ATGTATGTTGAAGAACAAGCGATATTAGATGCAACAAACGGGGGATTAGATATTATCTTGTATTATTACCCGCAAGCCCGGAAAGCGTTGGAAACACGGGAAAAAAGGTTTAAAATTCGGGATGAACGAACTCCATCAGCGTCATTGAAACAAGTGGAGGATGGTAATTGGCTGGTAACAGATTTCGGGGATGATCAGGTTCCCAGGAATGCAATCCGTGTATGCATGAAGGAGGAGGGGAAAACGTTCCGGGAGGCTATCGTGATCCTGGCGGGACGGTATGGAATTGGGGGTATCAAGTCAGAAGTGAATAAACCGGAACTCGAAATTCGGGATGCACTTCCGGATGAATCAGAAGGAAGTTACGAGTTTGACGTGAAAACGGAAATATCTAAAGAGGAATTGGCGGTTCTTGGTCCCAAGGTTACAAGTGAGGTTTGTAAAAAATACAACGTGTATTCGCTTAATAGTTTTACCTACGTGAAGAACCGGAAAGCCACGATCACGAAAACGACATCGACGTACCCGATATTCCTTTTTGATCATGGCGAGTGGAAAAAATTGTATCAACCGTTGAATCCCGAAAAGCAATACAGGTTCCGGTATATTGGGAATAAGCCGAAGGATTTTATTAACGGGTTGGCACAATTGAGAAAGGCGTACGAGGACTCTAGGACTGCACAATTGAAAAGGCAGGAAGAGGATGACAAACCGAAAGACATCGAGAAAATCGAGGAGGCGATAATTTGTTCCGGGGATAGGGATTCGTTGAACGTGGCCGGGTTCGGTTATTACCCGCTGTGGCTTAATTCGGAAACGGCGGCACTTTCCGAGGGACAATATAAAGAGATCATGGCTTGCGTGAAGACGTTGTATATCCTTCCGGATATTGATTCCACGGGGATTCGTGCGTCATTGCGTTTGGGAATGAAGTTTTTGGATATTCGTTTTATTTGGCTCCCGGATTCGCTGGCAACCTTTAAGGATAACCGGGGAAAGCCTCGAAAAGATTTACGGGATTACGTGGAGTTGTACCCTTCTATTTCGGATTTTAAAAAACTCGTGAACGTGGCCATGCCGTTGCAGTTTTGGGATATGGTGACGAGAGAGGAAGGGATAAAGTATTATTTGAATGACGAACACGCTCTATTTTTCCTTCACGCTAACGGGTTCGGGAAAATAGAATACAAGAACACGAAAGGGGAGACTATTTTTGTCCGGGTGAGAGACAACATGGTAAAAGAAGTACAGGCGGAAGAAATAAAGGATTTCACGTTGAATTTTTTGAAGGATCGTTACTTGCCTATCCCTCTCCGGAACGTGGTGCGTAAACCGAACCAGTTATCGGAAGCGACTTTGAAGGGGTTGCCAAAATTAAATATAGATTTCACTGATTTTGATCAGTTCTCCCAGTATTTGTTTTTCCGGAATAAAACGATCCTGGTAACAGGAAGCGAGATTCGGGAATTACGTCCGGGGGACTCGAACCGTTTCGCCTGGGAGGAAAAAGTGATCCAGCGTAATTTCAAAATATTGCCGGATCAATTCAAGATCACACGAAACGAGGATACGGGGCTGTACGATATAGAAATATTTAATTACGATTCAAAGTTCTTTTGTTACTTGATCAACGCGAGTAGGGTACATTGGCAAACTGAATTGGAAGGACGGTTGGATTGTAAAGATGAAGAGTTCAAGAGGAAATATATAGCGGATCATCGGTTCTCAATCGACGGGGAATTATTAAACGAGGAGGAGATTCAAGAACAAAAAGAACACTTGATCAATAAAATGTTTTCGATCGGGTATTTATTGCACCAGTACAAGAATAAGGCGAGACCGTGGGCGGTGTACGCTATTGATAATAAAATATCGGCTGATGGAGAGAGTCACGGGCGATCCGGGAAATCGTTCTGTTATTCCTCGTTAAACCTGTTCAAAAAGTCTGTCACGTTACCGGGACGAAATCCCGAGATCACGAAGAACCCGCACATTTACGACCGGGTGACGGAATACACCGACATCGTTTTGGTGGATGATGCTGATCAGTATTTACCCTTTGAATTTTTCTATGACACGATAACGGGGGTTATGACCGTGAATCCTAAGAATAACAAGTCTTACGAGATTCCATTCACGAAATCCCCGAAATTCTGTTTCACTTCAAATTTCCCTTTACGGAATTCGGATGATTCAACGGAAGCACGGGTATTATACACGGTATTCTCTGACTATTATCACGAGAAGACGGAACGAAATAATTACAGGCAGACACGGAAGATCGCGGATGATTTCGGGAAGAATTTGTTTGATGATTATAATGATGACGAGTGGAACGCTGATTTGAATTTTTTTGCCCAGTGCTTGCGGTTTTACTTGTCGATCCCCTCCCCCCGGAAAATAAATCCTCCCATGAAAAATGTAACCATGCGGAAAATGTTATCGGAAATGGGAGCGGCGTTTAAAGATTGGGCGGAGGTTTATTTTGACGTGACAGGTAATAACGTGAACACGCAAATCGTGAGGGAAGAGGCTTTGGATGATTTCACGAAAGCGACCAAGACACAAAAATGGACGACCAACAAGTTCACGAAAGCATTGAAGGCGTTCTGTGTTTATAACAATTACGTGTTTAACCCGAAAGCCTTACAAAATTCGCAGGGGCGAATCGTGCGGAAGGATAAGGATAACGTGGCCAAGGACATGATCTATATTCAGACAAAACCGATTGATCCCGTTGAGCTGGCGGATAAAGGGAGTATAACCGAGGAAGAAAAACCGTTTTAA
- a CDS encoding transcriptional regulator produces MSKGSILTISLKPHLADFCRHEMRQDKEGNIILSRKSDIGKHIYSMVMTSDMPVKGLPCTDPVSFIIPVTGANQYIIKYRFIYVSRWGEEKIQDYIEAEFNLRMRLLFEAGYRKKFSQKEIVESILQAYNIKNTALNYEAVKKSDYRMNRKNRKIIFEDLQKSVM; encoded by the coding sequence ATGAGTAAAGGTTCTATTTTGACAATTAGTTTGAAACCGCACCTAGCTGATTTTTGTCGGCATGAGATGCGGCAGGATAAGGAGGGGAATATTATTCTTTCCCGCAAAAGTGATATTGGTAAGCATATCTATTCAATGGTGATGACCTCGGATATGCCCGTGAAGGGGCTACCGTGTACCGATCCGGTTAGTTTTATTATCCCGGTCACAGGGGCCAACCAGTACATCATCAAGTATCGTTTTATCTATGTATCAAGATGGGGAGAGGAAAAAATTCAAGATTACATAGAGGCCGAGTTCAACCTTCGGATGAGATTATTGTTCGAGGCGGGATACCGGAAAAAGTTTTCACAGAAAGAGATTGTCGAGTCCATTTTACAGGCTTATAATATCAAAAATACAGCGTTAAATTACGAGGCGGTGAAGAAATCTGACTACCGGATGAACCGAAAAAATCGAAAAATTATATTTGAGGACTTGCAAAAGTCTGTTATGTAG